In a single window of the Elaeis guineensis isolate ETL-2024a chromosome 6, EG11, whole genome shotgun sequence genome:
- the LOC105032731 gene encoding sugar transport protein MST6 yields the protein MAGGAIVSTGAPKDYPGKLTLFVLFTCIVAATGGLIFGYDIGISGGVTTMDPFLSKFFPAVYRKSKENHSTNEYCAFDSQVLQMFTSSLYLAALIASFFASVVTRMFGRKWSMFGGGITFLVGATLNGFAKDILMLILGRILLGIGVGFANQSVPVYLSEMAPARLRGMLNIGFQLMITIGILAANLINYGTSKIKGGWGWRLSLGLAAVPAGIITLGSLFLPDTPNSLIERGHADEAMRMLRRIRGTDDIHAEYNDLVAASEEAKLVKHPWRNIVARKYRPQLTMAILIPLFQQLTGINVIMFYAPVLFKTIGFGGNAALMSAVITGLVNVFATVVSILTVDKLGRRKLFLQGGSQMLACQIIVGTLIAIKFGTSGEATLSKTYSAFVVFFICIYVAGFAWSWGPLGWLVPSEIFPLEIRSAGQSINVSVNMLFTFLIAQAFLTMLCHMKFGLFYFFGGWVLIMTTFVALFLPETKSVPIEEMILVWKSHWFWSKFIADNDIHVGSDIEMANGISKARSK from the exons ATGGCGGGAGGAGCGATCGTTAGCACCGGGGCGCCGAAGGATTACCCCGGGAAGCTGACCTTGTTCGTTTTATTCACCTGCATCGTCGCGGCCACCGGCGGGCTCATCTTCGGCTATGATATCGGAATATCTG GTGGGGTGACTACGATGGATCCGTTTCTTTCGAAGTTCTTCCCGGCGGTGTATCGGAAGTCGAAGGAGAACCACAGCACGAACGAGTACTGCGCGTTCGACAGCCAGGTGCTGCAGATGTTCACGTCGTCGCTGTACCTGGCGGCGCTGATCGCGTCCTTCTTCGCGTCGGTGGTGACGAGGATGTTCGGCCGGAAGTGGTCGATGTTCGGCGGCGGGATCACCTTCCTCGTCGGCGCCACCCTCAACGGCTTCGCCAAGGACATCCTTATGCTCATCCTCGGCCGCATCCTCCTTGGCATCGGCGTCGGCTTCGCCAATCAG TCCGTTCCGGTGTACCTTTCTGAGATGGCCCCAGCCCGGTTACGTGGAATGCTCAACATTGGCTTCCAATTGATGATCACCATCGGCATCCTCGCCGCCAATCTCATCAACTATGGAACGTCCAAGATCAAAGGTGGATGGGGCTGGCGCCTAAGCCTTGGTCTTGCTGCCGTCCCTGCTGGCATCATCACCCTGGGCTCGTTATTCCTTCCTGACACCCCGAACTCCCTCATCGAGCGTGGCCATGCTGATGAGGCCATGCGCATGCTCCGCCGCATCCGTGGAACTGATGACATCCATGCGGAGTATAACGATCTCGTTGCCGCCAGTGAAGAGGCGAAGCTCGTGAAGCACCCCTGGAGAAACATTGTTGCGAGGAAGTACCGCCCCCAGCTTACCATGGCCATCCTCATTCCCTTGTTCCAGCAGCTAACTGGCATTAACGTTATCATGTTCTACGCTCCTGTGCTCTTCAAGACCATCGGATTTGGAGGCAATGCGGCTCTCATGTCAGCCGTAATCACCGGGCTGGTTAATGTGTTTGCTACCGTAGTCTCCATCTTAACCGTCGACAAGCTTGGCCGGCGGAAGCTTTTCCTGCAGGGTGGATCCCAGATGCTTGCTTGTCAG ATCATTGTCGGAACACTGATTGCAATCAAATTTGGGACTAGTGGAGAGGCAACTCTTTCCAAGACCTATTCAGCTTTCGTGGTGTTCTTCATTTGTATCTATGTTGCTGGTTTCGCATGGTCCTGGGGCCCCTTAGGGTGGTTGGTACCCAGTGAGATATTCCCGCTAGAGATTCGATCAGCTGGGCAAAGTATCAATGTCTCTGTTAACATGCTTTTCACCTTCCTTATCGCCCAGGCGTTCCTAACGATGCTCTGCCACATGAAGTTTGGCTTGTTCTACTTCTTTGGTGGGTGGGTTTTAATCATGACCACTTTTGTTGCTCTCTTCCTTCCAGAGACTAAGAGTGTGCCAATTGAAGAGATGATTTTGGTCTGGAAGTCTCACTGGTTCTGGAGCAAGTTCATTGCTGATAATGACATCCACGTCGGAAGCGACATTGAGATGGCCAATGGCATTTCGAAGGCTAGGTCTAAGTGA